The proteins below are encoded in one region of Rubripirellula reticaptiva:
- a CDS encoding MTH1187 family thiamine-binding protein: protein MKVIVDLCVVPIGVGVSVSKYVAECQKVLQEAGLKHQLHAYGTNIEGDWDEVFAAIKRCHERVHAIGAPRITTSIKVGTRTDREQSMQDKIDSVIKKNL from the coding sequence ATGAAAGTGATCGTCGATTTATGTGTCGTCCCGATTGGTGTTGGCGTTTCGGTGAGCAAGTACGTCGCTGAGTGCCAAAAAGTATTGCAGGAAGCAGGACTGAAGCACCAGCTTCACGCGTATGGCACCAACATCGAAGGTGATTGGGACGAAGTGTTTGCTGCCATCAAACGCTGCCATGAACGTGTTCACGCAATCGGAGCGCCGCGAATCACCACCAGCATCAAAGTCGGAACACGCACGGACCGCGAGCAGTCAATGCAGGATAAAATTGACAGCGTGATCAAGAAGAACCTGTAG
- a CDS encoding DUF1501 domain-containing protein, with amino-acid sequence MTKTWTNCEGLTRRDGLKLGLGGLIAGGLSGALGAKARASEKSVSHRGHAQADACILVWLDGGPSHYETFDPKPDAPVEIRGAYQPIATQTPGVQFAQPMTKLAAISNDLAIVRSIRHDQGNHGAGNHYMMTGAPPRIPVGCGAFVSFHPSMGSVVSKEIGAPHGIPAYFSLPSMSRSGGPNFLGSKYAPFVVPDSPNSSSFRVRDVTVPGGLTEGRFGSRQEIRQQIDTMLRFNDASVADPTLAVDEFYRQSMQIIRSKEAQAAFDVHQESDAVRDAYGRNTFGQQALLARRLVGAGVPFVTLYHGGWDHHADIFKSLDTKLPPFEATIAALISDLKQQGMLERTLVVVLGEFGRTPKINDRGGRDHWSNAMSVLFAGGQTRGGQIVGATDRQGYAAIERVLSPENFVSTIYRKLGIDPGQVMYSGEGRPVHLVSDANPIEELMS; translated from the coding sequence ATGACGAAAACCTGGACAAATTGCGAAGGACTGACGCGCCGCGACGGTCTGAAATTGGGCCTCGGCGGACTGATCGCCGGAGGGCTTTCGGGTGCACTCGGGGCAAAAGCAAGAGCCTCGGAGAAATCCGTTTCGCATCGTGGTCATGCACAAGCGGATGCATGCATCCTGGTTTGGCTGGACGGTGGTCCGAGTCACTATGAGACATTTGACCCAAAGCCTGACGCACCCGTCGAGATTCGCGGGGCCTATCAACCAATCGCGACCCAGACGCCTGGTGTCCAGTTCGCGCAACCGATGACGAAGTTGGCGGCGATCAGCAATGACCTGGCAATCGTGCGTTCGATTCGGCATGACCAAGGAAATCACGGTGCCGGCAATCACTACATGATGACAGGCGCTCCGCCGCGCATTCCCGTGGGTTGCGGTGCCTTCGTCAGTTTTCACCCTAGTATGGGAAGTGTGGTTTCCAAAGAAATCGGCGCGCCGCACGGCATACCCGCCTACTTTTCGTTGCCGAGCATGTCTCGCTCTGGCGGGCCAAATTTCCTGGGCAGCAAGTATGCTCCGTTCGTTGTTCCCGATAGCCCGAACAGTTCCAGTTTTCGTGTTCGTGATGTCACGGTTCCTGGTGGCCTCACCGAAGGTCGATTCGGTTCACGGCAAGAGATTCGCCAACAGATTGATACGATGCTGCGATTCAACGACGCATCTGTCGCCGACCCGACGTTGGCGGTGGACGAGTTCTACCGGCAAAGCATGCAGATCATCCGCAGCAAAGAAGCACAGGCGGCTTTCGATGTACATCAAGAGTCCGACGCCGTTCGTGATGCATATGGCCGGAACACGTTTGGACAGCAAGCGTTGTTGGCCAGACGCTTGGTCGGTGCCGGCGTTCCGTTCGTAACGCTTTATCACGGCGGCTGGGATCATCACGCCGATATTTTCAAGTCCCTAGACACAAAGTTGCCGCCATTCGAAGCCACGATCGCTGCGTTGATTTCTGACCTAAAACAACAAGGAATGCTGGAACGTACCCTAGTCGTTGTTTTGGGCGAGTTTGGCCGGACTCCGAAGATTAATGATCGCGGGGGGCGCGACCATTGGTCCAATGCGATGAGTGTCCTGTTTGCCGGCGGCCAGACACGCGGCGGACAAATCGTCGGTGCCACCGACCGGCAAGGCTATGCGGCAATTGAACGCGTGCTTTCGCCAGAGAATTTTGTTTCGACAATTTACCGAAAACTGGGAATCGATCCTGGGCAAGTGATGTATTCAGGTGAAGGGCGTCCCGTTCACCTCGTCAGCGATGCGAACCCGATCGAAGAGTTGATGAGCTAG
- a CDS encoding HAD family hydrolase: MRPFLNLLQSSYRFAFAEICLPSKWQHFSAFRHTNGLDYEAMIFFDETKRNITEVIRLKVANVFIENGISLALKQSGLSAGRSEVHWCHLSQETFFCNRSPLYSNTDSTSAILSAPPPRSHLPTDPPCAIAF, encoded by the coding sequence GTGAGACCGTTTCTCAACTTGCTGCAGTCAAGCTATCGTTTTGCATTCGCAGAAATCTGTCTTCCGTCGAAGTGGCAACACTTCTCCGCATTCCGGCACACGAACGGACTTGACTACGAGGCGATGATTTTCTTCGACGAAACAAAACGGAATATCACCGAAGTAATTCGGTTGAAGGTGGCAAACGTTTTTATCGAGAACGGGATTTCTTTGGCGTTAAAACAATCTGGTCTTTCTGCGGGACGCAGCGAGGTCCACTGGTGTCATTTAAGCCAAGAAACCTTTTTTTGCAATCGATCTCCATTGTATTCCAACACCGATTCAACATCGGCTATACTGTCAGCCCCTCCTCCTCGATCCCACCTTCCTACCGACCCACCATGTGCGATCGCCTTCTAG
- a CDS encoding DUF1549 and DUF1553 domain-containing protein, which yields MCDRLLVRLSSFSVAVATVLTVVLCQNGFDRCIAFAEETAPDRRVSFETPVSFELDVQPILAAQGCNAGACHGKQRGQNGFQLSLLGFDSDFDYDAIARQARGRRLTIRSPESSLLVQKATAELPHGGGRKFDVGSAAHETLLAWIRQGAPRRVPDEPTLNSVELAKNEFLLKPSEDATLSVMAHYSDGTTRDVTSLTGYLSNDSAIVSVDASGVLSAGPIPGETAVMARYMNHICVANVSIPRVVMLPEGYYDQKPRANFIDDLVYERLSQLQIRVSDPASESTFLRRVYTDVIGRLPSAEEVRRFLKSQDPRKRELLVDRLLDQPEYIDHWANQWADLLRPNPYRVGIKAVLNYDNWIRQQYRENIPYDEFARRLITAKGSTWQNGAATMYRDRRTPDELATMVSQLFLGVRLECAKCHHHPFEKWSQHDFYSFAAYFGKVGRKGTGLSPPISGGEEIVFASTSGDVKHPVTDEVLAPAPLFGQAVVAVDSDPREALADWITSAENEFFAKVQVNRVWAQLMGRGIVDPVDDLRSTNPPSNPALLDALAAHFQQSGYDQKDMIKAIVLSNVYSLSSQPNETNVGDRLNYSRHYRHRLRAEVLADAVADVTETSESFSALAPDSRANQVWTHRIDSVFLDTFGRPDENKDPPCERVADSSVTQTLHLMNSREIDGRIRSDSSRAARLAKSDLPAADLVTELYLAIFSRVPTTDEQNYSEALISASADHRRDVIEDLIWAMINSPEFIIQN from the coding sequence ATGTGCGATCGCCTTCTAGTCAGGTTGTCGAGCTTTAGCGTTGCTGTTGCGACGGTGTTGACGGTGGTGCTTTGCCAAAACGGTTTCGATCGATGTATCGCATTCGCTGAAGAGACGGCACCTGATCGTCGGGTGAGTTTTGAGACGCCAGTCAGTTTCGAGTTAGACGTTCAGCCGATCTTGGCTGCTCAGGGATGCAACGCTGGGGCTTGCCATGGAAAGCAGCGTGGCCAGAACGGCTTCCAACTCTCGTTGCTCGGTTTTGATTCGGACTTCGATTATGACGCGATCGCGAGACAAGCTCGGGGCCGTCGGCTAACCATCCGATCTCCCGAATCCAGCTTATTGGTCCAAAAAGCAACGGCAGAATTGCCTCATGGTGGCGGTCGAAAATTTGATGTCGGTTCCGCGGCGCACGAGACACTCCTCGCTTGGATTCGCCAAGGTGCTCCACGACGCGTGCCTGATGAACCGACTCTGAATTCTGTTGAGCTTGCAAAGAACGAATTTCTGTTGAAACCTTCGGAAGATGCCACACTGTCGGTCATGGCGCATTACAGCGACGGAACCACGCGTGATGTCACTTCGCTGACCGGATACCTTTCCAATGATTCAGCGATTGTCTCGGTTGATGCCTCGGGAGTGCTTAGCGCGGGGCCGATCCCAGGTGAGACCGCGGTTATGGCTCGCTACATGAATCACATTTGTGTCGCAAACGTCAGCATTCCGCGAGTGGTGATGCTGCCCGAGGGATACTATGACCAAAAGCCACGTGCGAACTTCATTGATGATCTCGTCTACGAGCGACTTAGCCAACTGCAAATTCGAGTTTCTGACCCGGCCAGTGAGTCGACTTTTTTGCGTCGAGTTTACACCGATGTGATCGGACGCCTTCCGTCTGCGGAAGAAGTTCGCAGGTTTCTCAAGTCCCAGGATCCGCGCAAGCGTGAGTTGTTGGTCGATCGTCTGCTGGATCAACCCGAGTACATCGACCACTGGGCAAACCAGTGGGCCGATTTACTGCGTCCAAATCCGTATCGAGTTGGCATCAAGGCGGTCCTGAACTATGACAATTGGATTCGCCAACAGTATCGTGAGAATATCCCCTATGATGAATTCGCACGTCGCCTGATCACGGCCAAGGGCAGCACTTGGCAGAACGGTGCAGCGACGATGTATCGTGATCGACGCACGCCCGATGAGCTTGCGACGATGGTCAGCCAGCTTTTTCTCGGCGTCCGATTGGAGTGCGCGAAGTGCCACCATCATCCCTTTGAAAAGTGGAGTCAGCATGACTTCTATTCTTTCGCAGCGTACTTTGGGAAAGTCGGCCGGAAAGGAACCGGTTTGTCGCCACCAATCTCCGGTGGCGAAGAAATTGTCTTCGCGTCAACAAGCGGCGATGTCAAACATCCTGTGACCGATGAAGTGCTCGCCCCAGCGCCTTTGTTTGGTCAAGCCGTCGTGGCCGTGGATTCGGATCCCCGCGAGGCTCTGGCCGACTGGATCACTTCTGCCGAGAACGAGTTCTTTGCGAAAGTCCAAGTCAATCGAGTTTGGGCTCAATTGATGGGACGGGGAATCGTCGATCCGGTGGACGATCTGCGGAGCACGAATCCGCCCAGCAATCCGGCGTTGCTGGACGCGTTGGCCGCTCACTTTCAACAATCCGGATACGATCAAAAAGACATGATCAAAGCGATCGTGCTCTCCAATGTTTACTCACTCAGTTCCCAGCCCAACGAAACCAACGTAGGCGATCGACTGAACTATTCTCGTCACTATCGCCATCGGTTGCGTGCCGAGGTGCTGGCCGACGCGGTCGCGGATGTCACCGAAACGTCTGAGTCGTTTTCGGCACTTGCACCGGATTCGCGAGCCAACCAAGTTTGGACGCACCGGATCGATTCGGTCTTTCTGGATACGTTTGGTCGACCAGATGAAAACAAGGATCCGCCATGTGAGAGAGTCGCGGATTCTTCAGTAACGCAAACCTTGCACTTGATGAACTCTCGCGAGATTGACGGACGCATTCGTAGTGATTCGAGTCGTGCAGCGCGGTTGGCAAAGAGCGACTTGCCGGCGGCTGATCTCGTAACGGAATTGTACCTAGCGATTTTTTCCCGAGTGCCGACCACCGACGAGCAAAATTACTCCGAGGCACTGATCAGTGCATCCGCGGATCATCGGCGCGATGTTATCGAAGATTTGATATGGGCGATGATCAATTCGCCCGAGTTCATTATTCAGAATTGA
- a CDS encoding WD40 domain-containing protein, whose protein sequence is MMDKVGTTLVVFLALGIWTQTRADTLPIDELPIDREVLFSRDVAPVLKTNCVACHNARNAEGGVNLESAEQMKSSDVEDLLVPGKPDTSRLFLLASHADEPVMPPDDNDVSASNLNAMELALLRRWIESGAVVDQASIEATDHAWQPLPSALQTVYGSAMTADGRLSAISFGNRIQMFGAKSGQSVGALEIEADNQTKPAHEDFVQDLWIDSTGHHVVSAGFRNVKFWELVPFESALLPQFSLDDVLAIAINGCGDQLAVLSRRGELSVGEIGTDRWKWMKSFDIPLELVSGDQSMVQLSVGVAGHQAAIAWGNTIRIVRIDGKEPQAIDADDAITSMIWRGQDQLATADTTGHVLLWKRDGNEWKKTKFAVFDQAVLGLYSATQDPSRLVAIDVSGRVANWNETTGAFDKAGKLPSPAVSASLSPTGTTLWMTSKTGTLGHYRIADQKYVEVAKSDPIAEAQLARDNWETLVGEKLVTMHDKDVKQAEANVIAETKSIETFAKEIESKTKQRDEKQASIVEAKRSAEAAAAKLAEAKSAEQTSNLQRIELAESVKQLGAKVSELEKQLEKLKQEQTDAKKQLAAIPDAKKLADAIKAATEAATKADQVANKADSEFESAVAALRLAEATKVRGESRLKDLNAEQQRHKQVLEQIKADHETRKSNEAASKLLRDQSLAADQTLAVMSAGTRIVTRGARSDGGTTDTWSLWSSAGDWLAAMPGMPAGGKLIAAGDNCLIIEGADGNTHALNSSDRLWQHRKAIGTSTGKSPFADRVLCVDINPTGNVLATGGGDPSRSGELMLWKVSDGSLIRKIENSHSDTVFCVRFSPDGKTLATGGADRMIKLWDVETGKLIKAFEGHTHHVTAIAWNVNLRQLASGSADATVKVWDIGSGQSTQTISGLKSEVTGLVFVGREDRIGVVGGDGYFRVYRTDNGARETNSKVPGGYLYALDSNRDGSQFIVGGADGVAVIVDKAGKQLLEYSGKAD, encoded by the coding sequence ATGATGGACAAGGTAGGGACAACGTTGGTGGTCTTTCTGGCCCTTGGCATTTGGACGCAGACGCGTGCAGACACGCTGCCGATTGACGAATTACCAATCGACCGTGAAGTGCTTTTCAGCCGCGATGTTGCGCCGGTATTGAAGACGAACTGCGTTGCTTGTCATAACGCACGCAATGCAGAAGGCGGTGTGAACTTGGAATCCGCTGAGCAAATGAAGTCCTCGGACGTTGAAGATCTTTTGGTTCCCGGAAAACCAGACACAAGCCGACTTTTCCTGCTGGCATCGCACGCCGATGAGCCCGTGATGCCTCCAGATGACAATGATGTCTCGGCATCCAATTTGAATGCAATGGAACTTGCTTTGCTTCGACGTTGGATCGAGTCGGGGGCCGTGGTAGATCAAGCATCCATCGAGGCAACGGATCACGCGTGGCAGCCACTTCCCTCTGCCTTGCAGACCGTCTACGGATCGGCAATGACCGCGGACGGGCGATTGTCAGCGATCAGTTTCGGAAACCGGATTCAGATGTTTGGTGCAAAGTCGGGCCAGTCCGTCGGGGCATTGGAAATCGAGGCCGACAATCAAACGAAACCGGCTCATGAGGATTTCGTGCAAGACCTTTGGATCGATTCAACGGGACACCACGTCGTCTCTGCTGGCTTTCGCAATGTCAAGTTTTGGGAACTGGTCCCGTTCGAATCCGCATTGCTTCCCCAGTTTAGTCTTGATGACGTGCTGGCAATCGCGATCAATGGGTGCGGCGATCAGCTGGCGGTGTTGTCGCGTCGAGGTGAATTGAGTGTCGGCGAAATTGGAACCGATCGTTGGAAATGGATGAAAAGTTTTGACATCCCCTTGGAATTGGTTAGCGGCGATCAATCAATGGTTCAATTGTCCGTTGGCGTAGCCGGTCATCAGGCCGCGATTGCGTGGGGTAACACGATTCGCATTGTACGTATCGATGGAAAAGAACCTCAGGCGATCGATGCAGATGACGCGATCACTTCAATGATTTGGCGCGGCCAAGATCAACTCGCGACGGCGGACACGACAGGACACGTCTTGCTTTGGAAACGAGATGGAAACGAATGGAAGAAAACGAAATTCGCTGTTTTTGATCAAGCAGTCCTGGGACTCTATTCGGCGACACAAGACCCAAGTCGCCTGGTTGCGATCGACGTGTCAGGCAGGGTTGCCAATTGGAATGAGACGACCGGCGCCTTTGACAAAGCCGGGAAGCTGCCCTCACCTGCCGTATCGGCTTCGCTCTCACCAACGGGCACCACACTTTGGATGACATCCAAAACGGGAACTTTGGGGCACTATCGTATTGCCGACCAAAAGTATGTCGAAGTCGCTAAGTCTGATCCAATCGCAGAGGCTCAATTGGCGAGGGACAACTGGGAAACACTCGTCGGAGAAAAGCTAGTCACCATGCATGACAAAGACGTCAAGCAGGCTGAGGCAAATGTGATAGCGGAAACGAAGAGTATCGAGACGTTCGCCAAAGAGATCGAATCGAAAACGAAGCAACGAGACGAAAAGCAAGCGAGTATCGTCGAAGCCAAGAGATCGGCTGAAGCGGCGGCCGCGAAACTTGCCGAAGCGAAGTCTGCTGAGCAAACCAGCAACCTACAACGAATTGAGTTGGCGGAGTCCGTCAAACAACTTGGGGCAAAAGTATCGGAACTGGAAAAGCAGCTCGAAAAGCTAAAGCAAGAACAGACCGATGCCAAGAAACAGTTGGCCGCGATTCCTGACGCGAAGAAACTTGCCGATGCCATTAAAGCAGCGACGGAGGCGGCGACCAAAGCGGATCAAGTCGCGAATAAGGCGGACAGCGAATTTGAAAGTGCTGTTGCTGCCCTGCGTTTGGCAGAGGCAACCAAGGTTCGCGGCGAGTCTCGATTAAAGGATCTGAATGCCGAGCAGCAGCGTCACAAACAAGTACTCGAGCAAATCAAAGCGGATCATGAAACCCGCAAGTCGAACGAGGCCGCCTCCAAATTGTTGCGAGATCAATCGCTCGCCGCCGATCAAACCCTTGCTGTCATGTCGGCGGGCACACGTATCGTCACCCGTGGTGCCCGTTCGGATGGCGGCACGACCGACACATGGAGTCTTTGGTCCAGCGCCGGAGATTGGTTGGCCGCGATGCCAGGAATGCCTGCCGGCGGAAAACTAATTGCCGCTGGTGACAACTGTCTCATTATCGAAGGAGCCGACGGCAACACTCACGCGCTGAATAGTTCGGATCGTCTTTGGCAACATCGAAAAGCGATCGGAACATCGACCGGTAAGAGTCCATTTGCCGATCGCGTTTTGTGTGTGGACATTAATCCCACAGGAAACGTACTGGCCACCGGCGGTGGCGATCCCTCTCGGTCAGGGGAACTGATGCTCTGGAAAGTTTCCGACGGTTCGTTGATTCGCAAAATTGAGAACTCGCATAGCGACACGGTCTTTTGTGTCCGTTTTTCGCCCGACGGAAAAACGCTGGCCACCGGAGGTGCCGACCGGATGATCAAGTTGTGGGATGTCGAAACTGGAAAATTGATCAAGGCGTTTGAAGGGCACACGCATCACGTCACCGCAATCGCTTGGAACGTGAATCTTCGCCAACTTGCAAGTGGTTCGGCGGATGCGACGGTCAAAGTTTGGGATATCGGTTCTGGGCAGTCCACACAAACAATCAGTGGCTTGAAGTCCGAGGTCACTGGGCTAGTCTTTGTTGGGCGTGAGGATCGAATTGGCGTCGTGGGCGGTGACGGATACTTCCGTGTCTATCGAACTGACAACGGAGCCAGAGAGACCAATTCGAAGGTCCCGGGCGGATATCTGTATGCATTGGATTCCAATCGTGACGGCAGTCAATTCATTGTTGGCGGCGCTGACGGTGTCGCGGTTATTGTCGACAAGGCGGGCAAGCAACTGCTTGAGTACAGCGGCAAGGCGGATTGA
- a CDS encoding PPC domain-containing protein, with protein sequence MSILLGKESGKLTVKVAEDASPGVAWVRFFDDQSASALVPLVLSSVDVFPETEPNDKRSEAISITIPAVVVGRLAKNGDSDAYGVSIKAGQTLVVSATANQLLKSPMDAVLQLADRRGNVLAQSDDARGLDPQIIFTADADQDVLIRIFAFPETPNSTIGFAGSAAFIYSLAVTTGPFVDHIASDGKTIVPFGYNLDPQNHWAAVLSEPEKGKALSPPVATFRDAMGWSWLSPVENVVNQVLPGKPFDGRLPAVLFGHFTKPDESHSYAFSASKGIKYRAEVNSKSGGFLVDSKLAVIDQKSGKSLASNDDVSRGIYDAGVDFTMTNDGLVEVVVTETLGGFGPRHFYQLSIYPSEPQCSLSVSEEHFVVKKDKPLELTVTVTRTSGFDEKVQVAATGLPKGITCEPVLSEPKGDTSKSVKLKLIAGESTPGHGSFRIVGAEIDADGNPSADTTAARFELRPAVSITEFWLTIPPISTEEPKP encoded by the coding sequence GTGTCTATTTTGCTCGGGAAAGAGTCCGGGAAATTAACGGTGAAGGTCGCCGAGGACGCCTCGCCAGGCGTCGCTTGGGTTCGATTCTTCGATGATCAATCGGCCAGTGCGCTGGTGCCACTTGTCCTTTCGTCTGTCGACGTGTTCCCTGAAACGGAACCCAACGACAAACGGTCTGAAGCCATTTCGATCACCATTCCCGCTGTGGTCGTTGGACGCCTTGCCAAGAACGGCGATAGCGATGCTTACGGAGTGTCGATCAAGGCTGGCCAGACGCTGGTGGTCTCGGCGACGGCAAATCAATTGCTGAAGTCTCCGATGGACGCCGTCTTGCAGTTGGCTGACCGACGTGGAAACGTGCTCGCGCAGTCCGACGACGCACGCGGGTTGGATCCTCAGATCATTTTCACCGCCGATGCTGATCAAGACGTTTTGATACGGATCTTTGCCTTTCCCGAGACGCCCAACAGCACCATTGGCTTTGCCGGTTCGGCCGCGTTCATCTACTCGTTAGCGGTGACCACGGGTCCCTTTGTCGATCACATCGCTAGCGACGGGAAAACGATCGTACCGTTTGGTTACAACCTAGACCCGCAAAATCATTGGGCGGCAGTCCTGTCGGAGCCTGAAAAGGGGAAGGCACTATCGCCGCCGGTTGCAACGTTTCGAGACGCGATGGGATGGTCTTGGCTTTCGCCTGTCGAGAATGTTGTGAATCAGGTTTTACCCGGCAAGCCGTTTGACGGCAGACTGCCAGCAGTTCTATTCGGGCACTTTACCAAACCCGATGAATCGCACAGCTACGCGTTTTCTGCAAGTAAAGGAATCAAGTATCGTGCGGAGGTCAATTCAAAGTCGGGTGGGTTCCTGGTCGATTCAAAATTGGCCGTCATCGATCAGAAGTCCGGGAAATCACTCGCAAGTAACGATGATGTTTCGCGTGGAATCTACGACGCGGGAGTCGACTTTACCATGACAAACGATGGTCTCGTCGAAGTCGTTGTGACTGAAACGCTGGGCGGTTTTGGTCCGCGGCATTTTTATCAACTGTCGATTTATCCCTCCGAACCGCAATGTAGTCTTTCGGTTTCAGAAGAGCATTTCGTGGTCAAGAAAGACAAGCCGCTTGAGTTAACGGTCACGGTGACTCGCACATCCGGCTTCGATGAAAAGGTGCAAGTTGCCGCAACGGGTTTACCGAAGGGCATCACATGCGAACCCGTACTTTCCGAACCCAAGGGCGACACGTCGAAATCGGTCAAACTAAAGTTGATCGCTGGGGAAAGTACACCTGGGCACGGGAGCTTTCGAATTGTTGGGGCAGAGATCGATGCCGACGGGAATCCCTCGGCAGACACGACTGCCGCACGTTTCGAACTGCGACCCGCCGTTTCTATCACTGAATTCTGGTTAACCATTCCACCGATATCGACGGAAGAACCAAAACCATGA